From one Thermatribacter velox genomic stretch:
- a CDS encoding M20 family metallopeptidase codes for MQAIEILEKLYQFYSPSAQERDLLSWIAAFLKERGFDVFWQEYDPGRFNLYAFRGDTPFLLATHVDVYYGGRPNRLLLKNGFFYGPGVVDVRGQIAALLDVVSRVDAPFALAFFSEEETSGAGSWHFEAHREFRGAVVLEPTQLSIANLLAGDVEVRLTLEGLIRHGAFQKSAVNPISFSCKLLAKCEELVTSWGSDSRFCPPLSLMVGKIEGGETSYVVPGNCVIECSFPFAPPQTLQDVKQEIVLLLESNEVHFEILDENPAFAISEKEPVVSLLKKAFCKAFDKEPVFSGMPSWTDATYLNLKGIPAVVFGAGDLALAHSPHETLSIEDLSSLVEVLCQFAREYI; via the coding sequence ATGCAGGCAATAGAAATCCTTGAGAAGCTATATCAGTTTTATTCACCAAGTGCTCAGGAACGGGACCTCCTTTCCTGGATAGCCGCTTTTCTTAAAGAAAGGGGTTTTGATGTTTTTTGGCAGGAGTATGACCCGGGGCGTTTCAACCTTTATGCTTTCCGGGGTGATACACCCTTTCTCTTAGCCACTCATGTTGATGTGTATTACGGTGGTCGCCCTAATCGGTTGCTTTTGAAAAACGGGTTTTTCTATGGTCCGGGAGTGGTGGACGTAAGGGGACAGATTGCGGCATTGCTTGATGTCGTTTCCAGGGTGGATGCGCCTTTTGCGTTGGCTTTTTTTTCCGAAGAAGAAACCAGCGGAGCTGGTTCCTGGCATTTTGAAGCCCATCGTGAGTTTCGAGGTGCGGTGGTGCTTGAACCTACCCAGCTCTCCATAGCCAATCTTTTGGCTGGAGATGTTGAAGTGCGTCTCACTCTTGAAGGACTGATTCGCCATGGTGCCTTTCAAAAGAGCGCAGTGAATCCGATTAGCTTTTCTTGCAAGCTACTTGCAAAGTGTGAGGAACTGGTTACAAGCTGGGGAAGCGATTCTCGATTTTGTCCTCCTCTTTCTCTCATGGTTGGCAAAATCGAAGGTGGAGAAACCAGTTATGTTGTTCCTGGAAACTGCGTTATAGAATGTTCTTTTCCTTTCGCACCACCACAAACACTGCAGGATGTTAAGCAGGAGATTGTTTTGTTGCTGGAGAGTAATGAGGTACATTTCGAAATTCTTGATGAAAACCCGGCTTTTGCCATTTCTGAGAAAGAGCCAGTGGTTTCTCTTCTCAAGAAGGCTTTTTGTAAAGCATTTGATAAAGAGCCAGTTTTTTCAGGTATGCCTTCATGGACGGATGCCACGTACCTGAACCTTAAAGGAATTCCAGCTGTGGTTTTCGGTGCTGGAGACCTGGCCCTGGCTCATTCTCCGCACGAGACGCTCAGTATCGAGGACCTTTCGAGTTTGGTGGAAGTGCTTTGTCAATTTGCACGGGAATACATATAA
- a CDS encoding GNAT family N-acetyltransferase, translating into MAKALDVEIRRLSPLEFKERLPEFEAIYRDAYSDLSEYRYDRPSRIRHYLQWLYQGDPEGFLVAFEGEKPVGFIGVHSEWVEDEEVIGEIHEFVVEGSAQGKGIGKILFEEALRYLLQKGRKKVGLWVGERNQRAIDFYLRNGFRKKGQWGKWVRMERVFEDAGNRNP; encoded by the coding sequence GTGGCTAAGGCGTTGGATGTAGAAATAAGAAGGCTTTCTCCGCTGGAATTTAAAGAGCGGTTGCCTGAGTTTGAGGCTATTTATCGGGATGCTTATTCTGACCTTTCTGAGTATCGCTATGACCGCCCCTCTCGCATCAGGCATTATTTGCAGTGGCTCTACCAGGGTGACCCCGAAGGTTTCTTGGTAGCTTTTGAAGGTGAGAAACCGGTGGGTTTCATTGGTGTACATAGCGAATGGGTAGAGGACGAGGAAGTCATTGGCGAGATTCACGAGTTTGTAGTGGAAGGCTCTGCTCAAGGAAAAGGGATAGGAAAGATACTTTTTGAAGAAGCTCTTCGCTATCTCTTGCAGAAAGGCCGAAAGAAGGTTGGTCTCTGGGTGGGTGAAAGGAACCAGCGAGCTATTGACTTTTATCTGCGCAATGGTTTCCGAAAGAAAGGGCAGTGGGGAAAGTGGGTGCGTATGGAGAGGGTGTTTGAAGATGCAGGCAATAGAAATCCTTGA
- a CDS encoding precorrin-2 C(20)-methyltransferase, with translation MKLWVIGVGPGDPKLLTLAALEVLQKAELVFAPLMGSEASSRAYQVVKVFLPDHCKVVQLCFDGDERKISQTILDEIARYSCKEAVFLVLGDPLLYGSFFKLFPEIQKKADLEIRIVPGISAYQAMGARLGIPLAQGDEVVSIVPGTVSLERFKALLELSDTLLLYKLALFLRRDFLVSQDFCKGWIGENLSTDKEKIYPLSGDSRNLPYFSMAILKKT, from the coding sequence GTGAAGTTGTGGGTAATTGGAGTGGGGCCAGGAGATCCTAAGCTGTTGACTCTGGCTGCTTTGGAAGTTTTACAAAAAGCGGAGCTGGTTTTTGCCCCTTTGATGGGTTCTGAAGCTTCAAGTAGAGCTTATCAGGTGGTAAAAGTTTTTCTTCCCGACCACTGTAAGGTGGTGCAGCTTTGCTTCGATGGGGATGAAAGAAAAATATCGCAGACAATTCTGGATGAGATAGCAAGGTATTCTTGCAAAGAAGCGGTGTTTTTGGTTCTTGGAGATCCCCTGCTGTATGGCTCTTTTTTCAAGTTGTTTCCAGAGATTCAAAAAAAAGCAGACCTGGAGATAAGGATAGTTCCGGGAATCAGTGCTTATCAGGCTATGGGTGCCCGCCTCGGTATACCTCTTGCTCAAGGAGATGAGGTGGTAAGTATTGTACCGGGAACTGTTTCTCTTGAGCGATTTAAAGCGTTGCTCGAGCTTTCAGATACTCTTCTCCTTTATAAGTTAGCTCTTTTCCTTAGGCGAGACTTCCTTGTCTCACAGGATTTTTGCAAAGGATGGATTGGAGAAAACCTCTCCACGGACAAAGAAAAGATTTACCCCCTGTCTGGAGACTCTCGTAATTTGCCCTACTTTTCGATGGCCATTTTAAAGAAGACCTGA
- a CDS encoding cobalamin biosynthesis protein produces the protein MKVLLVEVLDSDFPGKEIKEFLEKEKGAQVIVARCEEIGKFWNAVDILVVVGSLGIAVRLVAPFLRDKRSDPGVLVVDSKGNFCIALCGGHWRGVNPLARSLAHFIGAEAVVTTASNVRGLFSPEEVASRLEGTLEGERESLLKILSRLVRGNEVDFFFDSAFSLPAFPGYSLKEWTGKLPGQEFLFFGERILAAKGWVAIRPRTLVVSIGFRKSVSVERIEEAIRDFFKRHAYSMASIKELLTLERKKEALLPLGEKLGVPVKGVCEEELRRVEGNFSSPCAKKHLNIPGLVEPALILSGCEILVPKTVYPGITLALGRKSWCRKGLLYLVSLGAGGSPNLTVQAREALEDSEWILGYRRYLDLVPPHLEGRVVRKYSAMGEEVKRAELAVSLAEKGNRVSLVSSGDVGVFGMVSPALEIALSRGVSWKIIPGVSACLYVASRLGSPLVGGFAVVSLSDYLVPWDRIKKDLELLAATDLAVAVYNLVERGKEEKIAFLKSVFAKYRGSGVAVGLVRASGEKTVMTIEDLEASQLDMQCTLIVAPPHARVEGDAILVERGYSL, from the coding sequence ATGAAAGTTTTACTGGTTGAGGTTTTGGATAGCGACTTTCCTGGTAAAGAGATAAAGGAATTTCTGGAGAAAGAAAAAGGAGCTCAGGTGATAGTTGCCCGGTGTGAAGAGATCGGAAAGTTCTGGAATGCGGTGGACATTCTGGTTGTGGTAGGAAGCCTGGGCATTGCTGTGCGTTTGGTAGCTCCTTTTCTGAGGGATAAAAGGAGTGACCCCGGAGTACTGGTGGTGGATTCAAAAGGCAACTTCTGCATTGCTCTTTGTGGTGGCCACTGGCGGGGAGTTAACCCCTTAGCTCGATCGCTTGCCCATTTCATAGGAGCAGAGGCGGTGGTGACTACTGCTTCCAACGTGCGCGGCTTGTTTTCCCCGGAAGAAGTGGCATCACGGCTGGAAGGAACTCTGGAGGGCGAACGCGAAAGCTTGCTAAAGATATTGAGTCGTTTAGTTAGAGGAAATGAAGTAGATTTCTTTTTTGACTCGGCTTTTTCCCTCCCAGCTTTCCCTGGCTACTCTTTGAAGGAGTGGACCGGGAAACTCCCTGGGCAGGAGTTTTTGTTTTTTGGAGAGCGGATTTTGGCCGCAAAGGGCTGGGTGGCAATCAGGCCGCGCACCCTGGTTGTGAGCATTGGTTTTAGAAAAAGCGTTTCCGTTGAAAGGATAGAAGAAGCCATTCGAGATTTCTTCAAGCGGCATGCATATTCTATGGCTTCTATCAAAGAGTTGCTTACTTTAGAGCGCAAAAAAGAAGCTTTGTTGCCACTTGGAGAGAAACTGGGCGTTCCAGTGAAAGGAGTTTGTGAGGAAGAGCTACGGAGAGTTGAAGGGAATTTTAGCTCTCCCTGTGCCAAAAAGCACCTTAACATCCCGGGTTTGGTTGAGCCAGCTTTAATTCTTTCGGGGTGCGAAATTCTGGTGCCTAAAACCGTTTACCCAGGGATAACTTTAGCGCTGGGTAGAAAGAGCTGGTGCAGAAAAGGTTTGCTTTATCTGGTTAGTTTAGGAGCTGGGGGCAGCCCAAACCTTACTGTTCAGGCTCGGGAAGCCCTTGAGGATAGTGAATGGATTTTAGGTTACCGCAGGTATCTCGATTTGGTACCTCCGCATCTTGAAGGAAGGGTTGTGAGGAAATACTCGGCGATGGGTGAAGAAGTGAAGCGGGCTGAGCTGGCAGTTTCTTTGGCTGAGAAGGGCAATCGAGTTTCTCTGGTCAGCAGTGGTGACGTGGGCGTTTTTGGGATGGTTTCTCCTGCCTTAGAAATTGCTCTATCTCGAGGTGTTTCCTGGAAGATAATTCCCGGAGTAAGTGCCTGTCTTTATGTGGCTTCCAGGCTGGGTTCACCCTTGGTAGGTGGTTTTGCCGTGGTTAGCTTGAGCGACTACCTGGTGCCCTGGGATAGGATCAAAAAAGACCTGGAGCTTCTGGCGGCTACTGACCTGGCTGTGGCTGTTTACAACCTGGTGGAACGAGGAAAGGAAGAAAAAATAGCTTTTTTGAAATCGGTTTTTGCGAAATATCGAGGTTCTGGTGTTGCGGTAGGCCTGGTCAGAGCTTCAGGAGAGAAGACAGTGATGACTATCGAAGATCTTGAAGCCTCGCAGCTTGATATGCAGTGTACGCTTATTGTGGCACCTCCACATGCCCGGGTGGAAGGAGATGCTATTCTTGTAGAAAGGGGATATTCGCTGTGA
- the cobM gene encoding precorrin-4 C(11)-methyltransferase — protein MPKVYFVGAGPGDPELITLKGKKCLEEADCVVYTGSLVNPAVLDFAPSCATLVDSSSLSLEEIVGFMVSQVKAGKKVVRLHSGDPALYGAINEQIRELEKQSIEVEVVPGVSSVFAASARLKREYTIPGVSQTLVITRLAGKTPVPARERLSKLAQHQSSMAILLSTSMSKALQEELLSAFPPTTPCAVLYHVTWPDELILRGTLEELHSMISEHGLQRSAIVLVGDFLSSEGMRSYLYSGDRG, from the coding sequence ATGCCTAAAGTGTACTTTGTGGGAGCAGGACCTGGCGATCCAGAGTTGATCACCCTTAAAGGCAAAAAGTGTCTTGAAGAGGCGGATTGTGTTGTTTACACTGGTTCCCTTGTCAATCCAGCTGTTTTGGATTTTGCGCCTTCTTGCGCTACCTTGGTCGATAGCTCTTCGCTTTCGCTGGAGGAAATCGTTGGTTTTATGGTTTCTCAGGTAAAGGCAGGAAAGAAAGTGGTCAGGTTGCATTCAGGAGATCCCGCGCTATACGGAGCTATTAATGAGCAAATCCGGGAACTCGAGAAGCAAAGCATCGAGGTGGAGGTTGTACCAGGGGTTTCCTCGGTTTTTGCTGCTTCGGCGAGGTTAAAAAGAGAATATACTATTCCCGGGGTTTCGCAAACCCTCGTTATTACTCGCCTTGCTGGAAAGACACCGGTACCTGCCCGGGAAAGGTTGAGCAAGCTTGCTCAACATCAAAGTTCAATGGCCATTTTGCTGAGCACTTCCATGAGTAAGGCTTTGCAGGAAGAACTACTTTCTGCTTTTCCTCCTACTACTCCCTGCGCTGTTTTGTACCATGTGACCTGGCCTGATGAGCTGATATTGAGAGGGACTCTGGAAGAGTTGCATAGCATGATTTCAGAGCATGGTCTTCAAAGGAGTGCCATTGTTCTGGTGGGAGATTTTTTGTCATCGGAAGGAATGCGGTCCTACCTCTATAGTGGTGATCGCGGATGA
- the cbiT gene encoding precorrin-6Y C5,15-methyltransferase (decarboxylating) subunit CbiT, which produces MGWITVIGAGPGDPTLLTLRAYELLREAKVVVCREDLAQCFPDLQTVVPLPGKLSEMLQVLEDLHRKYCEVVLLLSGDSTLFSLIKYLPEEWVKEIVPGISVLQYFCARLRIARDHLALLNLHAKEDFSELRFVLEEGRGGLVLSGDSSKTSKVLALVQRVRPGCEVVVGGDLSLPGEKIIKGKPEEVREKLGGNRFHVVYFPFVSPSGITFFEDEEFVREKIPLTKKENRMLIISILELSPGMQVLEVGSGSGGVTVEIARRIGGGTVFAVERDGRALFYLSSNLERFGISNVRLIRGEAPQAIPRENFHRVFIGGSGGRLASIMERAFPLLVEGGIMAFVAITLETLEEGVQIMKKMPFRDFQIVEQNVTRFEERGGRRMAHSLNSIFLVWGRKDA; this is translated from the coding sequence TTGGGCTGGATCACTGTGATTGGAGCTGGTCCTGGTGACCCTACTTTGCTAACTCTTCGGGCGTACGAATTGCTTCGGGAAGCGAAAGTGGTAGTGTGCAGAGAAGATCTTGCGCAGTGTTTTCCCGACTTGCAAACCGTAGTCCCTTTGCCGGGGAAGCTCTCAGAAATGTTACAGGTTCTTGAAGACCTACACAGAAAGTATTGCGAGGTAGTGTTGTTGCTTTCTGGAGATTCTACCCTGTTCAGTCTTATCAAGTATCTCCCTGAAGAGTGGGTTAAGGAAATTGTGCCGGGAATCAGCGTTCTTCAGTATTTTTGTGCTCGTTTAAGGATAGCCAGGGACCATCTTGCTTTGTTGAACCTCCATGCCAAGGAGGATTTTTCTGAGTTGCGCTTCGTGCTTGAGGAAGGCAGGGGGGGATTGGTTTTAAGCGGGGATTCAAGTAAGACCAGCAAGGTGCTCGCTTTAGTTCAGCGGGTGCGCCCTGGCTGTGAGGTGGTGGTGGGTGGTGATCTTTCTTTGCCTGGAGAAAAAATAATCAAGGGTAAACCTGAGGAGGTGAGAGAAAAGCTTGGTGGGAATCGTTTTCACGTGGTTTATTTTCCCTTTGTTTCTCCTTCGGGTATCACCTTTTTTGAAGACGAAGAATTTGTGAGAGAAAAGATACCTCTTACCAAGAAAGAGAACCGGATGCTTATTATTTCTATTTTAGAGCTCTCCCCTGGTATGCAGGTTCTTGAAGTGGGCAGTGGCTCGGGGGGAGTTACTGTGGAAATAGCCCGGCGCATTGGCGGAGGAACGGTTTTTGCTGTAGAGCGTGATGGGCGGGCACTTTTTTATTTGAGCAGCAATCTGGAGCGTTTTGGAATAAGTAATGTGCGATTAATAAGGGGAGAGGCTCCCCAGGCTATTCCTCGGGAGAATTTCCATAGGGTTTTCATAGGGGGTAGTGGAGGGCGTCTCGCTTCTATTATGGAGAGAGCTTTTCCTCTTCTGGTTGAGGGAGGTATTATGGCTTTTGTAGCGATAACCCTGGAAACCCTTGAAGAAGGAGTGCAGATTATGAAAAAAATGCCTTTTCGGGATTTTCAGATAGTTGAACAGAATGTTACTCGTTTTGAAGAAAGAGGGGGACGAAGAATGGCTCACTCTTTGAACAGCATTTTTTTGGTGTGGGGGAGAAAAGATGCCTAA
- the cbiD gene encoding cobalt-precorrin-5B (C(1))-methyltransferase CbiD translates to MMEVTEPSERLFAERKELRKGLSTGTYAAACAKAAALFLLGERREKVKVWLPCGQEREVAATVCLKGDYAEALAVKNAGDDPDVTNGIEIGARVWLRKGKQSIFIRGGEGVGVATKPGLRVKVGEWAINPVPRRQIEVNLKEILPSDFFAEVEVFVPRGREVAKHTYNPILGIEGGISILGTTGLVLPMSHQAFQETVYLHLKQCFLLGRKKICLVPGNYGYAKALELGFAKEEIVKISSLVGFALETCAEFGAERVFLVGQVGKMVKIAGGIFDTHHLVADARREILFAHLVRAGLPVPFWSKVWEARTAEEVALHIASWEGATEFWQYLAREISHRAEERVQRAFRVESIVFSLHLGVLGRG, encoded by the coding sequence ATGATGGAAGTGACTGAACCTTCAGAAAGGTTGTTTGCAGAGAGAAAAGAGTTGCGCAAAGGGCTGAGCACAGGCACTTATGCTGCCGCCTGTGCTAAGGCTGCAGCGCTTTTTTTGCTTGGTGAGCGACGGGAAAAAGTGAAAGTGTGGTTGCCGTGTGGTCAGGAGAGGGAGGTTGCGGCAACGGTGTGCCTAAAAGGAGATTACGCTGAAGCCTTAGCTGTGAAAAACGCGGGTGATGACCCCGATGTTACAAACGGTATCGAAATTGGGGCACGGGTGTGGTTGCGTAAAGGTAAGCAGAGTATATTTATTCGTGGGGGTGAGGGGGTAGGAGTAGCTACTAAGCCAGGCTTGAGAGTGAAAGTTGGGGAATGGGCTATTAATCCGGTTCCCCGACGTCAGATTGAAGTGAACTTAAAGGAAATTCTTCCATCGGATTTTTTTGCTGAGGTGGAAGTCTTTGTTCCCCGGGGCAGAGAGGTGGCCAAACACACCTATAACCCGATTCTGGGTATAGAAGGGGGTATTTCCATTCTGGGTACTACTGGTCTGGTTCTTCCCATGTCTCATCAAGCTTTTCAGGAGACCGTCTACTTGCATCTGAAACAGTGTTTCCTTTTGGGAAGAAAGAAAATCTGTCTGGTGCCTGGCAACTATGGGTACGCAAAAGCTCTGGAGCTGGGTTTTGCGAAAGAGGAAATTGTAAAAATCAGCAGCCTGGTAGGCTTTGCTCTGGAAACTTGTGCAGAATTTGGCGCCGAAAGGGTTTTTTTGGTGGGGCAGGTGGGCAAAATGGTGAAAATTGCTGGAGGTATTTTTGATACTCACCATTTGGTTGCCGATGCTCGGCGGGAAATTCTTTTTGCTCATCTGGTGCGAGCTGGATTGCCAGTTCCTTTCTGGAGTAAAGTTTGGGAAGCCCGTACTGCGGAGGAAGTGGCTTTGCACATCGCTTCCTGGGAAGGGGCGACTGAGTTTTGGCAATATCTGGCCAGAGAGATTTCTCATCGAGCTGAAGAAAGGGTTCAAAGAGCTTTTAGGGTGGAAAGCATCGTTTTCTCTCTTCATCTTGGCGTGCTGGGGAGAGGTTAA
- a CDS encoding precorrin-8X methylmutase — MKGKEIEKKSFALINKLLDCYALPEYGRFIIERVVHASADFSLASLLVVKPGFIEKFREAVAKPGYTVFCDVSMVCHGISPSLIKRSGMILWEAVHSLECRQLADRAGSTRSEAAVELAIAKGIRGFVFGNSPTGLLRLVDRIKAGYPVDWVIGCPVGLIMAAQAKEELLSLEVPAVVLRGPRGGSPIAASIVNAMLARIFGDDGSD; from the coding sequence TTGAAAGGTAAAGAGATTGAAAAGAAAAGCTTTGCTTTAATAAACAAATTACTCGATTGTTACGCTCTTCCTGAGTACGGACGTTTTATTATCGAAAGAGTGGTGCATGCCAGTGCAGATTTTTCCTTGGCTTCTCTTTTGGTAGTTAAGCCGGGTTTTATAGAAAAGTTCCGGGAAGCCGTCGCAAAGCCAGGTTATACTGTTTTTTGTGATGTTTCCATGGTGTGTCATGGTATCTCGCCCTCTCTCATCAAGCGAAGTGGTATGATTCTCTGGGAAGCAGTACATAGCCTGGAATGTCGGCAACTCGCAGATAGGGCTGGTTCTACGCGTTCAGAAGCAGCGGTGGAGCTTGCTATAGCTAAGGGAATACGGGGGTTCGTTTTTGGTAACTCTCCTACAGGCTTGTTGCGCTTGGTTGATAGAATCAAGGCAGGTTATCCGGTGGATTGGGTGATAGGATGTCCGGTTGGTCTGATAATGGCTGCTCAGGCCAAAGAGGAGCTGCTTTCGCTCGAAGTACCTGCGGTGGTTTTACGTGGCCCTCGGGGAGGGAGTCCAATAGCAGCAAGTATTGTAAACGCCATGTTAGCCAGGATTTTTGGGGATGATGGAAGTGACTGA
- a CDS encoding ABC transporter substrate-binding protein, with the protein MRLKKVVLLISVFWVVVFCICQGTWAEVSIRDFRGKEVVLEEPAHRIISLYTAHTESLYFLGAQENLIAVSTSCDFPPEVALKKIVDYRSDPEKAIALKPDAVLVRDYVVTNYPRFVEALEGVGIPVIDLNPEHLADLDDYFAALGAITGLSGQARELSESFHQEITKIVAKISNIPPEQRKKVFFESVAKDYKTVTPGTLVDELIALAGGINVASSARPVRSGSRIAAFGIERLLSLADEIDVYIAQRGVMNRVTRKSILERPELRSLRAVKEGRVYVVDEAIVSRPGPRLSWGLEELARMLYPEIFEDLKEFAFPEAISRAVAAQAVVWGLGIPLYVPTKKDFKTEGYVAGKCEDLSWSDSFSRYVETLIHTGAAVPEQKEGKFFFHPDQPLTRVELARWLYILLDFEVENGDFPVLVDINSLSRADQTAVLVTVASGIFDGLISGKHFEPYRPLTGEELVKILERAREKGRRGFFFER; encoded by the coding sequence ATGCGTCTGAAAAAGGTTGTTTTGTTGATTTCTGTTTTCTGGGTTGTCGTGTTTTGTATTTGCCAGGGAACCTGGGCCGAAGTATCCATTCGTGATTTCCGGGGGAAAGAGGTTGTTTTGGAGGAACCGGCGCATCGTATAATTTCGCTCTATACTGCTCATACCGAGAGCCTTTATTTTCTGGGTGCCCAAGAGAACCTGATAGCGGTTTCTACTTCCTGTGACTTTCCTCCTGAAGTGGCTCTCAAGAAAATCGTTGATTATCGCTCGGATCCAGAAAAAGCCATAGCGCTAAAACCTGATGCGGTTTTGGTGCGGGATTACGTTGTAACCAACTATCCTCGCTTTGTAGAGGCGTTAGAGGGGGTGGGTATTCCGGTCATCGATTTAAATCCCGAACACCTTGCCGATCTTGATGATTACTTTGCCGCGCTCGGAGCAATTACCGGTTTAAGCGGACAGGCCAGGGAGCTTTCCGAGAGTTTTCATCAGGAAATAACGAAAATTGTCGCCAAGATTAGCAATATCCCTCCAGAGCAAAGGAAGAAGGTGTTTTTCGAGAGTGTGGCTAAAGACTATAAAACGGTTACCCCAGGGACATTGGTTGATGAGTTGATTGCTTTGGCTGGTGGTATTAACGTTGCTTCTTCTGCACGACCGGTTAGATCAGGTTCTCGCATTGCTGCTTTTGGTATTGAGCGTCTTCTCAGTCTGGCTGACGAAATCGACGTTTATATTGCCCAGCGTGGGGTCATGAATCGGGTAACCAGAAAGAGTATTCTTGAGCGTCCAGAGTTGCGCTCTCTTCGTGCTGTCAAAGAAGGTAGGGTTTATGTAGTAGACGAGGCCATTGTCAGCAGACCTGGTCCTCGTCTTTCTTGGGGACTTGAGGAACTGGCCCGCATGCTTTATCCCGAGATTTTTGAAGATCTGAAGGAATTTGCTTTTCCTGAAGCGATTTCCCGAGCAGTAGCTGCTCAAGCCGTAGTTTGGGGCTTGGGAATACCTTTGTATGTGCCCACCAAGAAGGATTTTAAAACTGAGGGATATGTTGCCGGTAAATGTGAAGATCTTTCCTGGAGCGATTCCTTCAGTAGATACGTAGAGACCCTCATCCATACTGGAGCAGCGGTTCCCGAACAAAAGGAAGGAAAGTTTTTCTTTCATCCCGACCAACCACTTACCAGGGTGGAACTTGCCCGGTGGCTTTACATTCTTCTTGACTTTGAGGTAGAAAACGGGGACTTTCCCGTTTTGGTGGATATAAATTCTCTGAGCCGTGCCGATCAAACTGCAGTGTTAGTTACTGTCGCTTCAGGAATTTTTGATGGATTGATTTCCGGAAAACATTTTGAGCCTTACAGGCCGCTTACCGGAGAGGAGTTGGTTAAGATACTTGAAAGAGCCCGGGAAAAGGGAAGGAGAGGTTTTTTCTTTGAAAGGTAA
- a CDS encoding ABC transporter ATP-binding protein, which yields MKVEVELHKVSFSYGEGWVFKEISLRLTGGVFYALLGPNGSGKSTLLSLISGLLVPQEGEVILCGKKMRKISLREVARHVALVPQDFFVRFPYTVYYTVLTGRFPFSSGRWAYSEEDHRLTKHYLDEGGILHLADSPVTALSGGESQKVAFVRALVRETPVLLLDEPVSNIDVASTLNFLKKARLLAQGGKLVVAAFHDLNLASLFADQIIFVKGGQVELWEDKREALSPQNIQRIFGIEVVPYESPEGELYLLYRVE from the coding sequence GTGAAAGTTGAAGTGGAACTGCATAAGGTTTCTTTTTCATACGGGGAGGGATGGGTGTTTAAGGAAATTTCTCTACGCCTTACAGGAGGAGTTTTCTATGCTTTGCTCGGTCCCAATGGTTCGGGCAAAAGTACTTTGTTGTCTTTAATTTCTGGTCTCCTCGTGCCTCAAGAGGGAGAAGTTATACTTTGTGGGAAAAAGATGAGAAAGATATCTTTACGAGAAGTGGCTCGCCATGTGGCTCTGGTTCCTCAAGATTTTTTTGTACGTTTTCCTTACACGGTTTATTACACAGTTCTTACTGGTAGGTTTCCCTTTTCCTCGGGAAGGTGGGCCTACTCTGAGGAAGATCATCGTTTGACCAAACATTACCTTGATGAAGGGGGCATTCTCCATCTTGCAGATTCTCCGGTGACTGCTCTGAGCGGCGGAGAGTCTCAGAAGGTGGCCTTTGTGAGAGCTTTGGTGAGAGAAACACCGGTTCTTCTTCTGGATGAGCCGGTTTCCAACATCGATGTTGCTTCTACACTCAATTTTTTGAAGAAAGCTCGGCTTCTGGCTCAAGGGGGAAAACTGGTAGTAGCAGCTTTTCATGATCTAAATCTTGCTTCGCTTTTTGCCGATCAGATCATCTTTGTAAAAGGGGGGCAGGTGGAACTCTGGGAGGATAAAAGAGAAGCTCTGAGTCCTCAAAACATTCAGCGGATTTTTGGTATCGAGGTGGTACCTTACGAGAGCCCTGAAGGGGAACTATATCTTTTATACAGAGTGGAATAA